The following is a genomic window from Streptomyces lincolnensis.
CGGGCCGTCCACCGCGGCCCCGGGTTCACCGCGAACATCGCCATGGCGAGCGACCGTATCGCGTACTACGAGTGCGGCAACGGCGAGAACCCGCGCGGCTGGCACACCGGCGCAGGCCTGCTCTCCTGGTGGCCGGACGGCCGCTCGGACCAGTACACCGACTGGTTCTGGCCCACCGTCGACTGGTACCGCCTGCCCGGCACCACCGTCTCCACCCGGCGCCTGGCCGACCGGGCGGGCGGCGAGTGGGGCGAGCCCAAGCCGGACGTGCGATGGGTCGGCGGCACCACCGACGGCGAGTACGCGGCGATCGGCCAGCATCTGAAAGGGCTCCAGTCCACGCTCCAGGCCCGCAAGTCGTGGTTCTGCCTGCCCGACGCGATCGTCTGCCTCGGCGCGGGCATCACCTGCGCCGACGGCGTCCCGGTCGAGACGGTCGTCGACAACCGCAACCTCGGGGAGGGCGGGACGCCGGAGTTCGTACGAGGAAGGGGCTGGGCCCATCTCCAGGGTCACGGCGGCTGGCTGGTCCCCGACGGCGAGCTGCGCACCCTGCGCGAGGACCGCACCGGCGCCTGGTCCGACATCAACACCACCAGCACGACCGAGCGCCGCACCCGCCGCTGGCAGACCCTCTGGCTGGACCACGGCACCGACCCGACGGACGCCGGCTACCTCTACGTCCTGCTGCCGGGCGCCTCCCGCCGTACGGTCGCCGCCCGCGCCGCCGACCGGCACTGGCTGTCGGTCCTCGCCAACGACACCACCTGCCAGGCGGTCCGCGTCGCCGGGGTCACGGCGGCCACCTTCTGGCGTCCCGGCACGGCCGGTGGTGTGACCGCCTCGGCCGGCGCGAGCGTCCTGGTCCGCCGCCGGGGCGGTACCGCCACCCTCCACGTCAGCGAGCCGCCCCGTACCGGCGAACCCCTGGAGATCACCTGGGACCGTCCGGTACGCCGGGTGATCCGGGCCGACGACTCGGTCGAGGTCCTGGCCACGGGCCGCCGTCTGCGCGTCCGTGTCACTCCGGGGAGGGCATGTGCCACCCATGGATGTGAGGTGACTCTCAGCTGACCACTTTGTGCGACCTCTACAAGGGGGAGGCCCTCTGAGCAGTCGGAACGGCTGCATGCCGGTGAGGTTCTGTTCAGTGGTACCAGGAAAACGCTCCGGAGACTGTACGGAGTCGACGGCAGGCTTTCCTTGGCTGGCTTCGTAAGGTCGCTACATGACCGTTTTGGATGAGGCGCAGGGTGAGTCGACGGGCGAGCCCACGGACGCGCGCGGGCGAGTGGCCGAACTGCACGACATCCGTGCGCAGGCCCTGGCCGGCCCGAGCGAGAAGGCGACCGAGGCGCAGCACGCCAAGGGCAAGCTGACCGCGCGGGAGCGCATCGAGCTGCTCCTCGACCCCGGTACCTTCCGGGAGGTCGAGCAACTGCGCCGGCACCGGGCCCAGGGCTTCGGCCTGGAGGCCAAGAAGCCGTACACCGACGGTGTCATCACCGGCTGGGGCACGGTGGAGGGCCGGACGGTCTTCGTGTACGCGCACGACTTCCGGATCTTCGGCGGCGCGCTGGGCGAGGCCCATGCCACGAAGATCCACAAGATCATGGACATGGCCATCGCGGCCGGTGCCCCGCTGGTCTCCCTGAACGACGGCGCGGGCGCCCGTATCCAGGAGGGCGTCTCCGCCCTCGCCGGCTACGGCGGCATCTTCCAGCGCAACACCAAGGCCTCCGGGGTCATCCCGCAGATCTCGGTGATGCTCGGCCCGTGCGCGGGCGGCGCGGCCTACAGCCCCGCCCTCACCGACTTCGTGTTCATGGTCCGCGAGACGTCCCAGATGTTCATCACCGGCCCGGACGTCGTCAAGGCGGTCACCGGCGAGGAGATCACCCAGAACGGCCTGGGCGGCGCGGACGTGCACGCCGAGACCTCCGGCGTGTGCCACTTCGCCTACGACGACGAGGAGACGTGCCTCGCCGAGGTGCGCTACCTGCTGTCGATGCTCCCGCAGAACAACCGCGAGAACCCGCCCCGCGCGGAGGCCACCGACGCGCCGGAGCGCCGCTCGGACGTCCTGCTCGACCTGGTCCCGGCCGACGGCAACCGTCCGTACGACATGACCAAGGTCATCGAGGAGATCGTCGACGACGGCGACTACCTGGAGATCCACGAGCGCTGGGCCCGCAACATCATCTGCGCCCTGGCCCGGCTGGACGGCCAGGTCGTCGGCATCGTGGCGAACCAGCCGTCGACGCTGGCCGGTGTCCTGGACATCGAGGCATCCGAAAAAGCTGCACGTTTCGTCCAGATGTGTGACGCTTTTAACATCCCGATCGTCACTTTCCTGGACGTCCCCGGGTTCCTCCCGGGCGTCGACCAGGAGCACGGCGGCATCATCCGCCACGGCGCGAAGCTGCTCTACGCCTACTGCAACGCGACCGTGCCGCGGATCTCGCTGATCCTGCGCAAGGCCTACGGGGGTGCCTACATCGTCATGGACAGCCAGTCCATCGGCGCCGACCTCACCTACGCCTGGCCGACGAACGAGATCGCCGTGATGGGCGCGGAAGGCGCGGCCAACGTCATCTTCCGCCGCCAGATCGCCGACGCCGAGGACCCCGAGGCCATGCGGGCCCGCATGGTCAAGGAGTACAAGTCCGAGCTCATGCACCCCTACTACGCGGCCGAGCGCGGCCTGGTCGACGACGTCATCGACCCGGCCGAGACCCGCGAGGTCCTCATCTCCTCGCTCGCGATGCTCCAGACCAAGCACGCCGACCTGCCCTCCCGCAAGCACGGCAACCCCCCGCAGTAACCCAGCGGACGCTCCGCGACACCCCAGCGGAAACCTCATCCACGGAGACTGTGACCTATGAGCACCCCTGACATCCGCGTCGAGAAGGGCCACGCCGAGCCCGAGGAAGTCGCCGCCATCACGGCGATCCTCCTGGCCCGCGCCGCCGCCCAGCCCGCCGACCCCACCCCGACCCACCGCGGCCGCCCCCGGGCCGGCTGGCGCCGCCTGGAGCGCGAGGGCGGCTTCCGCGCCCCGCACAGCTGGCGGTAAGCCGTAGGACGCCACAAAGAAGGGCCCCTCTCTTCGCAAGAGAGGGGCCCTTCTCGCGTGTCCCAAAGGGGCGCGGGGAACTGCGCGACAAGCCACTGGGCTGCCGCAGACGGCATGCAACCGTCCGGGGCAGCCCAGTAGCCGCACAACCGGAGTCCTACCGAAGACGAGCCATCAACGCATGCTCCACCAGCGTGATGAGCGCGGACTTCGCATCGGCCCGATGCCGCGCGTCCGTCGTGATGATCGGGGTGTCGGGACCGATCTGCAGGGCTTCCCGGACCTCGTCCGGGTTGTACGGCTGGTTCCCGTCGAACCCGTTCAGGGCAATCACAAAAGGAAGCCCCGAGTTCTCGAAGTAGTCGACCGCCGGGAAGCAGTCGGCAAGACGCCTCGTGTCGACGAGGACGATCGCGCCGATCGCGCCGCGCACCAGGTCGTCCCACATGAACCAGAAGCGGTCCTGGCCGGGCGTACCGAAGAGGTAAAGGATCAGGTCCTGGTCGAGGGTGATACGGCCGAAGTCCATGGCCACGGTGGTCGTGGTCTTGTCTCCGGTGTGGGTGAGGTCGTCGATGCCCGCGCTCGCGGACGTCATGACGGCCTCGGTGCGCAGCGGGTTGATCTCCGAGACGGCGCCGACGAACGTGGTCTTGCCCACGCCGAAGCCGCCAGCCACCACGATCTTCGCGGACGTGGTGGAGCGGGAAGGCCCTCCGCTAGAGCTTGCGAAGTCCACTGAGCACCCTTTCGAGCAGTGTCACGTCTGGCTGGCCGCCGGCGTTCTCGTCGCCGCCGGGCTGATGAATGGCGACCAGGCCCGCCTCCGCCAAGTCGGCGACGAGGATCCTGGCCACGCCGAGAGGGATCGTGAGGAGCGCCGAGATCTCGGCGACCGACTTGATTTCCCGGCAGAGGTGGCAGATCCGCTGATGCTCGGGCAACTGGCCCTGCATCTGATGCGGCTGCGCGGTGGTGTGCACCAGTGCCTCGATGGCGAGCTGGTAGCGCGGGCGGGTGCGGCCGCCCGTCATGGCGTACGGGCGCACCAGCGGGTTGCTGGCGCCTCCCGCGGGTGAAGGCTCAGGGGTGCGTCGGTGTGGCTGCACGGGCTGGATGCGCGGGGCCGGCGGCTGGTCGTACGGCGACGGCCCGGGACCCTGGGGGCCCTGGGGCGCGTACGGCTGCTGACGCCGCTGGCTCGGTGCGGAGGGGAAGTTGTACCGGTTCGGGTTCTGCGAACCGTCACCCTGGCCGCCCTGGGCAGGGCCGTACGACCAATCGCCCGCTGACGAACCGCCTGGGGGTGTTGCCACTTTCTCTCCTCCTCCGACTGTGCCGGGCACCCATCACTGTGGAGCCGCGTCCCGAAACCTTACGGCCCCGGGACGCCAAAACGCACCGTCTGTCTGTCAGTTGAGCAGGCTCCCCTGGAGCTCCGCACGCAGATCGGGCGTCAGGACCGAACCGGCACGGTCCACCAGAAGAGCCATCTCGTACCCGATGAGACCGATGTCCGCCTCCGGATGCGCCAGAACCGCGAGCGACGAACCGTCGGATACGGACATGATGAACAGGAATCCCCGCTCCATCTCCACAACGGTCTGGTTCACCGCGCCACCCTCGAAGATGCGCGAGGCACCCGCGGTCAGCGAGGTCAGACCGGAGGCGACGGCCGCAAGCTGGTCGGCACGGTCGCGCGGAAAGCCTTCGGACATCGCCAGAAGGAGTCCGTCGGCGGAGACCACCACGGTGTGGGACACCCCCGGGGTGTTGTCCACGAAGTTGGTGATCAACCAGTTCAGGTTCTGCGCCGCCTGGCTCATCGGGCTCACACTAACGCTCCTGGTTGTAGGTGCTGTCAGAACCGAAGCCCTGACCGTTCGTTTCACTGCCTGCGGTGCGTCCTCGCTGGACACCGCGGCGCAGGTTGCTCAGCCTGCCCCGGATGTCCTCGGGGGCGCGGGAGACCTGTGGGCCGCCCTGTGGGGTCGACTCGGCGGCTCCCTCGACCAGGTTGGCCTTGGGCACCCGCCGCGGCAGGCCGGAGGAGGTGACCCCGCCCGCCTTGGGCTTCCGGAGCTGCGAGGCCTGCTGCCAGCGCGCGTCGTTCGCCGAGCGCCAGGAGTCGGTGCCGTTGCTCTCCGGCGTGGAGGCCGGCGGCTCCTGGTTCGCAGGCCGCGTGCCGTTCGAGCCGTTCGCGCCGCCCGCGGTGGATCCGCGGCGGGGAAGGCCGGCGTCGGTCAGCTGGTGACCCGCGGTGGAGGGGCCCGGCCCCGGACGGTCGAAGCCTACGCGGTCCTGCTCGCTCACGTCAGCGGCCTGCGCGGATTCCGCTTCCGGAGCGTACTGGTCCGGGTATCCGTTCCGGTAGCCGTCCGACTGCGGCCAGTCATCCTGGTAGGACGGCTCTTCGAACGCCGAGAACCTCTCCGGCGCCGCACCCTGGGCCGGCGCGGGCTCCTCCTGAGCCGGCTCCGTATACGAGGGCTCCGGGTAGCCGCCGTTCGACGGGTAGCCGCCGTTCTGCGGCACGGAGCCGTTCTGGCCGCCGTTCGGGGAGAACAGGTCGTTCTGCGGCAGACCGCCGTTCGGCGCGTAGTACTGCTCGTCGTACGCCGGGCGCTGCTGCTCTTCGTACGCCGGCTGCTGCTGCTCTTCGTACGCCGGCTGCTGCTGCTCTTCGTACGCCGGCTGCTGCGGCTCTTCGTAGGCGGGCTGCCGGTCGAACGCGGCGGGGTCGGGGTGCTGCTGCTCCTGGAAGTCGCCCTGGGCGTTGCCGTAGCCGGACCGGGCGTCGAAGCCCTCGGCGTAGGCGGCGGACTCCGGGGACTCCTGGCCGTGGTTCTGGGCCTCCAGGGCCGCCCGGCGCTCCTCGCGCATCAGGGAGCGGCCCACCGGGTCCAGCTCACGTATGTCGTCCGGGACCTCGGCGTAGCGGCTGTCGTCGAAGCCCAGCTCCGCGGCCGTGCGCATCGGCAGGCCGTTGCTGAAGTCCTCGCCCTGGTAGCGCTGCTCCGGGATGATCTGCGAGACGGTGAACTCGTCCTGCATCGGCTGCTGCTCGCCGCCGCCACCGCCGTGGGTGATCGCGTCGGGCAGCATGACCAGGGAGGTCGTGCCGGCCTGCTCGCCGGAGGGGCGCAGCTGGACGCGGATGCCGTGCCGGTCGGAGAGGCGGCCGACCACGAAGAGGCCCATGCGCTGCGAGATCGCGGCGTCCACGGTGGGCGGGTTCGCGAGCTTGTGGTTGATGTCCGCGAAGTCCTCGGCGGTCAGACCGATGCCCTTGTCGTGGATCTCGATCATGATGCGGCCGTCGGGGAGACGGGTCGCGGTGACGCGGACCTTGGTCTGCGGCGAGGAGAACGTGGTGGCGTTCTCCAGCAGCTCGGCGAGCAGGTGCACGAGGTCGGTGACCGCGCGGCCGTGGATCTCGGCCTCCGGGACGCCGGACAGCTCGATGCGCTCGTACTGCTCCACCTCGGAGGAGGCGGCGCGCAGCACGTCGACCAGCGGGACCGGCTGGTCCCAGCGGCGGCCGGGCTCCTCGCCGGCGAGGACCAGGAGGTTCTCGCCGTTGCGGCGCATACGGGTGGCCAGGTGGTCCAGCTTGAAGAGGTTCTCCAGCTGGTCCGGGTCCGCCTCGTTGTTCTCCAGGTCGGTGATCAGGGTCAGCTGGCCCTCGATCAGGGACTGGTTGCGGCGCGAGAGGTTGGTGAAGATCGCGTTGATGTTGCCCCGCAGCAGGGCCTGCTCGGAGGCGAGCCGGACCGCCTCGCGGTGGACCTGGTCGAAGGCGCGGGCGACCTCGCCGATCTCGTCCCGGGTGTTGATCGGGATGGGCTGGACACGGGTGTCCACCCGGCCCGGGTCGGTGCGCGAGAGCTGGTCGACCAGCATCGGCAGCCGCTGCTCGGCGATACCGAAGGCGGCGTTGCGCAGCTGGCGCATCGCACGGGACATCTGGCGGGCCACCATGCCGGCCAGGATGAACGCGGCGAGCAGGGCGACGACGACGGCGGCACCGGTGATCAGCGCGTCCCGCTTGGCGCTGTCGGCGATGTCGGAGGCCTCGCTCACCGCGGTGTTGGCCAGATCCGTCTCGATCTTGTTGTACGCGTTGAACTTGAGCGTGGTGAGCGCCCACCAGTTCTGCGCGGTGACGCCCTGCTGGGCCAGCTCGGCACGGGCGCTGGGGTCCGTCGAGGACAGCGCGCCGAGCCGGGTGACCATCGCGGTGTCACCGGAGGGCGGCGGCACGTAGTCCGGGTCCTTGGCCTTGGCCTCCTGGGCCATCCGCGCGCCCTCGGCCCTGATCTGCCGGACTGCCTCGACCAGCTTGGCGTTGTCCTCCTCGGTACCGCCGCTCTGGTACTCCTGGATGGCGATGCCCTCCAGGTAGGCGTACGAGGACAGGGCGACGCGCTGCTTGGCCAGGTCCGCGGCGTCGGGGCCGGGCTTGATCAGCATGTGCATACCGATGGAACGGTCCAGGGAGACCGCGCCCTTGGTCAGCGAGATCGCGTAGACCGTACGGCCGTAGCTGGTGATGTTGCCGGTGCCCAGGCCGAGCTCGTTGGCGAACTCCAGCAGCCGGTGCTCGGTCTCGACGTAGCCCTCTTCGGTCTCCACGCCGTCGAGCCGGTCGGTGTAGGCGGCCTTGCGCAGGTCCGTCAGCTTCGGCTCGACCTCGCGGAAGCGGTCCAGGCGGCGCACCAGGTTGGCCCGGTCCGGCATGCTCTTGACGGCCTCGTCGAAGGCGTCGGCCGCCTTGTCGGTGTTCGCACGGGCCTGGACGACCGTCGGGTCCTTCTGGCCCTTGCCCTGGAGCAGGGGCGCGGCGGTGACGTCACGCTCGACGAGC
Proteins encoded in this region:
- a CDS encoding acyl-CoA carboxylase subunit beta; the encoded protein is MTVLDEAQGESTGEPTDARGRVAELHDIRAQALAGPSEKATEAQHAKGKLTARERIELLLDPGTFREVEQLRRHRAQGFGLEAKKPYTDGVITGWGTVEGRTVFVYAHDFRIFGGALGEAHATKIHKIMDMAIAAGAPLVSLNDGAGARIQEGVSALAGYGGIFQRNTKASGVIPQISVMLGPCAGGAAYSPALTDFVFMVRETSQMFITGPDVVKAVTGEEITQNGLGGADVHAETSGVCHFAYDDEETCLAEVRYLLSMLPQNNRENPPRAEATDAPERRSDVLLDLVPADGNRPYDMTKVIEEIVDDGDYLEIHERWARNIICALARLDGQVVGIVANQPSTLAGVLDIEASEKAARFVQMCDAFNIPIVTFLDVPGFLPGVDQEHGGIIRHGAKLLYAYCNATVPRISLILRKAYGGAYIVMDSQSIGADLTYAWPTNEIAVMGAEGAANVIFRRQIADAEDPEAMRARMVKEYKSELMHPYYAAERGLVDDVIDPAETREVLISSLAMLQTKHADLPSRKHGNPPQ
- a CDS encoding acyl-CoA carboxylase subunit epsilon, with the translated sequence MSTPDIRVEKGHAEPEEVAAITAILLARAAAQPADPTPTHRGRPRAGWRRLEREGGFRAPHSWR
- a CDS encoding GTP-binding protein; this encodes MDFASSSGGPSRSTTSAKIVVAGGFGVGKTTFVGAVSEINPLRTEAVMTSASAGIDDLTHTGDKTTTTVAMDFGRITLDQDLILYLFGTPGQDRFWFMWDDLVRGAIGAIVLVDTRRLADCFPAVDYFENSGLPFVIALNGFDGNQPYNPDEVREALQIGPDTPIITTDARHRADAKSALITLVEHALMARLR
- a CDS encoding DUF742 domain-containing protein; translation: MATPPGGSSAGDWSYGPAQGGQGDGSQNPNRYNFPSAPSQRRQQPYAPQGPQGPGPSPYDQPPAPRIQPVQPHRRTPEPSPAGGASNPLVRPYAMTGGRTRPRYQLAIEALVHTTAQPHQMQGQLPEHQRICHLCREIKSVAEISALLTIPLGVARILVADLAEAGLVAIHQPGGDENAGGQPDVTLLERVLSGLRKL
- a CDS encoding roadblock/LC7 domain-containing protein translates to MSQAAQNLNWLITNFVDNTPGVSHTVVVSADGLLLAMSEGFPRDRADQLAAVASGLTSLTAGASRIFEGGAVNQTVVEMERGFLFIMSVSDGSSLAVLAHPEADIGLIGYEMALLVDRAGSVLTPDLRAELQGSLLN
- a CDS encoding nitrate- and nitrite sensing domain-containing protein; the protein is MRRSKNGPEPSARGNFTPPPRGAAPAPVPGSEPTAVPAPSGGRLSPRNWRVPTRLNAILLIPVMVGLVMGGFQVKSSIDTWQEAEDAENTARLVRAALAYGNELLVERDVTAAPLLQGKGQKDPTVVQARANTDKAADAFDEAVKSMPDRANLVRRLDRFREVEPKLTDLRKAAYTDRLDGVETEEGYVETEHRLLEFANELGLGTGNITSYGRTVYAISLTKGAVSLDRSIGMHMLIKPGPDAADLAKQRVALSSYAYLEGIAIQEYQSGGTEEDNAKLVEAVRQIRAEGARMAQEAKAKDPDYVPPPSGDTAMVTRLGALSSTDPSARAELAQQGVTAQNWWALTTLKFNAYNKIETDLANTAVSEASDIADSAKRDALITGAAVVVALLAAFILAGMVARQMSRAMRQLRNAAFGIAEQRLPMLVDQLSRTDPGRVDTRVQPIPINTRDEIGEVARAFDQVHREAVRLASEQALLRGNINAIFTNLSRRNQSLIEGQLTLITDLENNEADPDQLENLFKLDHLATRMRRNGENLLVLAGEEPGRRWDQPVPLVDVLRAASSEVEQYERIELSGVPEAEIHGRAVTDLVHLLAELLENATTFSSPQTKVRVTATRLPDGRIMIEIHDKGIGLTAEDFADINHKLANPPTVDAAISQRMGLFVVGRLSDRHGIRVQLRPSGEQAGTTSLVMLPDAITHGGGGGEQQPMQDEFTVSQIIPEQRYQGEDFSNGLPMRTAAELGFDDSRYAEVPDDIRELDPVGRSLMREERRAALEAQNHGQESPESAAYAEGFDARSGYGNAQGDFQEQQHPDPAAFDRQPAYEEPQQPAYEEQQQPAYEEQQQPAYEEQQRPAYDEQYYAPNGGLPQNDLFSPNGGQNGSVPQNGGYPSNGGYPEPSYTEPAQEEPAPAQGAAPERFSAFEEPSYQDDWPQSDGYRNGYPDQYAPEAESAQAADVSEQDRVGFDRPGPGPSTAGHQLTDAGLPRRGSTAGGANGSNGTRPANQEPPASTPESNGTDSWRSANDARWQQASQLRKPKAGGVTSSGLPRRVPKANLVEGAAESTPQGGPQVSRAPEDIRGRLSNLRRGVQRGRTAGSETNGQGFGSDSTYNQER